From a single Leptospira levettii genomic region:
- a CDS encoding ABC transporter substrate-binding protein, whose protein sequence is MNYVLFILFFILPFQTLFALDKVTLHLKWFHQFQFAGYYAAYEKGFYKDVGLDVELIESTVGIRGIHEKVVRTTGQYGVGSNELLLHRHMGKPIVVLGVIFQHSPSVLFFKKSSNVQSIHDLVGKRVMLTPWMEEIVAYLKKEGINTSDLQLLEHRFNPRDLIEGRVDAYSGYATTQAFDFKKAGFQVIAYSPRLAGIDFYGDNFFTSEDEVEKFPNRVKAFREATLRGWQYAMSHQEEIADLIYNKYSKKNPKERLLFEAQQMTPLIQPVLVEMGYMNPGRWKHINDIYYELGMLPRNISLKGFLYDPNPPTNYDWLYYTFFIVLVGVGVIWLIQWRRLNKQYSENLKNQVIQRTEELRKSNESLQILNQSLVNTLKELTDAQDRLLASEKLAVLGQLAAGMAHELNTPLGAIVSSNLSLYDFLKNKLQIVISTIINFNEEDTKRYQIVLKESLDNQVYLEGKSERSLRKELHSKFSQLEKMELYGDLIQLVIETGLFRKLDQIEYILESERSMDILRSVASINSAYRCNQIISVASEKATHVIRALKNYLVSEKETTSNESVIDLETEIETILSLYHYNLSKITVVKSYGSELKCKGNRDKLNQVWINLINNALHAMSFNGTLEIKINTDQNWIKVSIIDSGVGVPENIKDKIFDPFFTTKPNGEGMGLGLDICKKMIIQMGGKIELEPSSQGACFSVWLPKVNP, encoded by the coding sequence ATGAACTATGTCTTATTCATTTTATTTTTTATATTACCTTTCCAAACACTATTTGCCTTAGATAAGGTAACCCTGCATCTCAAATGGTTTCATCAGTTTCAGTTTGCTGGTTATTATGCTGCCTATGAAAAAGGTTTTTACAAAGACGTTGGTTTAGATGTAGAACTTATAGAAAGTACAGTTGGGATACGTGGTATTCACGAAAAAGTTGTACGAACAACAGGACAATATGGTGTCGGAAGTAATGAATTATTATTACACCGACATATGGGAAAACCTATTGTTGTATTAGGAGTTATTTTCCAACATTCTCCATCTGTTTTGTTTTTTAAAAAGTCATCAAATGTTCAGAGCATTCATGATTTAGTTGGAAAACGAGTTATGTTAACTCCTTGGATGGAGGAAATTGTTGCCTACCTGAAGAAAGAAGGAATTAATACATCAGATCTTCAATTATTGGAACATCGTTTTAACCCAAGAGATTTAATTGAAGGTCGAGTTGATGCTTATTCGGGATATGCAACTACACAGGCTTTTGATTTTAAAAAAGCTGGATTCCAAGTCATTGCTTATTCTCCAAGATTGGCAGGGATTGATTTTTATGGAGATAACTTTTTTACAAGCGAAGATGAAGTAGAAAAATTTCCAAATAGAGTGAAAGCTTTTCGCGAAGCAACACTACGTGGTTGGCAATATGCGATGAGTCACCAAGAAGAAATTGCTGATCTCATTTATAATAAATATTCCAAAAAAAATCCGAAAGAACGCCTATTATTTGAAGCTCAGCAAATGACTCCATTGATACAACCTGTGCTTGTTGAAATGGGCTATATGAATCCAGGTAGATGGAAACATATCAATGATATATATTACGAACTTGGAATGTTGCCCAGGAACATAAGTTTAAAAGGGTTTTTGTATGATCCGAATCCTCCTACAAATTATGATTGGCTTTATTATACTTTTTTTATCGTTTTAGTAGGAGTAGGAGTTATTTGGTTAATTCAATGGAGAAGGCTAAATAAACAATACTCAGAAAATTTAAAAAATCAAGTTATACAAAGAACAGAAGAATTAAGAAAATCGAATGAAAGTTTACAAATTTTAAATCAAAGTTTGGTAAATACATTAAAAGAACTTACCGATGCACAAGATCGATTACTTGCATCTGAAAAATTGGCTGTTTTGGGCCAGTTAGCAGCAGGAATGGCTCATGAATTAAATACTCCTTTGGGAGCCATTGTTTCATCTAACTTATCACTTTATGATTTTCTAAAGAATAAGTTGCAAATTGTAATCTCAACGATTATCAATTTTAATGAAGAAGATACTAAGCGTTACCAAATCGTTCTAAAAGAAAGTTTAGATAATCAAGTATATTTGGAAGGTAAATCGGAAAGGTCATTAAGGAAAGAGTTACATTCAAAGTTTTCTCAGTTGGAAAAAATGGAGTTGTATGGCGATCTTATACAACTAGTGATTGAAACGGGTCTGTTCCGAAAGTTGGATCAGATTGAATATATATTAGAAAGTGAACGATCAATGGACATTCTTCGTTCAGTGGCGAGTATCAATTCAGCATATCGATGTAATCAAATTATTTCAGTAGCTTCCGAAAAGGCAACTCACGTTATCCGTGCTTTGAAAAATTACCTAGTATCAGAAAAAGAAACAACTAGCAACGAATCGGTGATCGATTTAGAAACTGAGATTGAAACTATATTGTCACTTTATCATTACAACTTAAGTAAGATAACGGTAGTTAAAAGTTATGGATCTGAACTTAAATGTAAGGGAAATCGTGATAAACTTAATCAAGTTTGGATTAATCTAATTAATAACGCTTTACATGCCATGTCTTTTAACGGCACATTAGAAATTAAGATAAATACTGATCAAAATTGGATCAAAGTCTCTATCATTGATTCTGGTGTTGGAGTTCCAGAGAATATTAAAGATAAGATTTTTGATCCATTTTTTACGACCAAACCAAATGGCGAAGGAATGGGACTAGGACTTGACATTTGTAAAAAAATGATCATACAAATGGGTGGAAAAATTGAACTGGAACCCAGTAGTCAAGGTGCATGTTTTTCCGTATGGTTACCAAAAGTTAATCCTTAA
- a CDS encoding PadR family transcriptional regulator has translation MKRESKTQYALLGILSQCEMNGYEIRKYIESTISFFWSESFGQIYPTLSKLEKDGFIKEWEKTDSNGKKKKVFKVTRPGLEEFRKWMDQSPIQTNKRNELLFKVFFGRHMNPKLLMEQLEGEIRKQKEDLKSLKVFQKELKTEWEKHPDTEYWNLTLEYAEKQALLNLDWIQKVKGKIQEKV, from the coding sequence ATGAAAAGAGAAAGTAAAACACAATATGCACTTTTAGGAATATTATCCCAATGTGAAATGAATGGGTATGAGATTCGAAAGTATATCGAATCTACGATTAGTTTCTTTTGGAGTGAAAGTTTCGGACAAATATATCCTACATTATCCAAATTAGAAAAAGATGGATTCATTAAAGAGTGGGAAAAAACGGATTCAAATGGAAAGAAAAAAAAAGTATTTAAGGTTACACGTCCTGGTTTAGAGGAATTTCGAAAGTGGATGGACCAATCTCCGATTCAAACAAACAAAAGGAATGAATTGTTATTTAAAGTATTCTTTGGTAGGCATATGAATCCCAAGTTACTTATGGAACAACTGGAAGGTGAAATCAGAAAACAAAAGGAAGATTTAAAATCATTAAAAGTATTTCAAAAAGAACTAAAAACAGAATGGGAAAAACACCCTGATACTGAGTATTGGAATTTAACTTTGGAATATGCGGAGAAACAGGCTTTGTTAAATTTAGATTGGATACAAAAGGTAAAGGGAAAAATCCAAGAAAAAGTTTAA
- a CDS encoding alpha/beta fold hydrolase, protein MKGKFINASALKEFGNFYDYNGNSIFYGTLGDGEPLLLLHGYPFNSYDWNWVIEDLSKQYRLVFIDFLGMGFSDKPKNHTYSFEDYVETIKTLLNKLKIKKIRILAHDLAVSVVEEMLGNIDSLDFEILSVAFMNGGLFTDVYQPRMIQRLLSQTPNFIGKYLSKKIKRNSIENSLKKMFGPETGPNTELLNEYWNILNYKQGKDIAYLIGRLVFDKVKYQDKWIKTLKNTKIPFCYICGPIDPNSGIHMAKRFKKEYPFASVYFLSSKIGHWPQVETPKEVISALMLFHKEINIRNKLREK, encoded by the coding sequence ATGAAAGGAAAGTTTATTAATGCTTCTGCTCTGAAAGAATTTGGAAATTTTTATGATTACAACGGTAACTCCATATTCTATGGAACATTAGGAGATGGTGAACCATTACTTTTGTTACATGGATATCCATTTAACAGTTATGATTGGAATTGGGTTATAGAAGATTTATCTAAACAATACCGATTGGTATTTATCGATTTCTTAGGTATGGGATTCTCCGATAAACCAAAAAATCATACCTATTCCTTTGAAGATTATGTTGAAACGATCAAAACTCTATTAAATAAATTAAAAATTAAAAAGATAAGAATATTAGCACATGATTTGGCCGTAAGTGTCGTTGAAGAAATGTTGGGAAATATAGATAGTTTGGATTTTGAAATTCTATCTGTTGCGTTTATGAATGGTGGTTTGTTTACTGATGTGTATCAACCAAGAATGATCCAAAGGTTATTATCTCAAACGCCGAATTTTATCGGTAAGTATTTAAGTAAAAAAATAAAAAGAAATTCGATTGAGAATTCTTTGAAAAAAATGTTTGGACCCGAAACTGGTCCAAATACAGAATTATTAAATGAATATTGGAATATTTTAAATTACAAACAAGGAAAAGATATAGCATATTTAATAGGTCGTTTGGTCTTTGATAAAGTTAAATACCAAGACAAATGGATCAAAACACTTAAAAATACCAAAATTCCATTTTGTTATATATGCGGACCAATAGATCCTAATTCTGGAATCCATATGGCGAAACGATTTAAAAAAGAATATCCATTTGCTTCTGTATACTTTTTATCTAGTAAAATTGGCCATTGGCCTCAGGTGGAAACACCAAAAGAAGTAATCTCTGCATTGATGTTATTTCATAAAGAAATCAATATACGTAACAAACTACGGGAAAAATGA
- a CDS encoding NAD(P)H-dependent oxidoreductase, whose protein sequence is MQNKKILIILGHPNPNSYCAKLADSYFRSAKSAGFEIQFLKLNELNFDYNLKFGYDKTFKQELEPDILMSQSLIQNADHLVFVYPSWWASMPAILKAWIDRVFLPGFAFSYQKRSPLPKQLLKGKTARIIITMDAPTWYYKWFNRSPGVQLLKQGTLKFCGFKQVKVTYFDQIRFRNLEKLNQFIIKTEKLGAMGA, encoded by the coding sequence ATGCAAAACAAAAAGATTTTGATCATATTGGGGCATCCGAATCCTAATTCATATTGTGCAAAACTCGCTGATTCCTATTTCCGATCTGCCAAAAGTGCTGGATTTGAAATTCAATTCTTAAAGTTAAATGAACTAAATTTCGATTATAATCTAAAATTTGGGTATGATAAAACGTTCAAACAGGAGTTAGAACCCGACATTTTGATGAGCCAATCATTGATACAGAATGCAGATCATCTTGTATTTGTTTACCCAAGTTGGTGGGCAAGTATGCCAGCAATATTAAAAGCGTGGATAGATAGAGTGTTTTTACCAGGTTTTGCCTTTTCTTATCAAAAACGTTCTCCACTCCCCAAACAATTACTGAAAGGAAAAACTGCTAGAATCATAATTACAATGGATGCACCAACTTGGTATTACAAATGGTTCAATCGAAGTCCTGGAGTTCAGTTACTAAAACAAGGAACTTTAAAGTTTTGTGGATTTAAGCAAGTGAAAGTTACTTATTTTGATCAAATTAGATTTAGAAATTTGGAAAAGTTAAATCAGTTTATAATAAAAACAGAAAAGTTAGGTGCGATGGGAGCGTAG
- a CDS encoding DUF1554 domain-containing protein, translated as MIESKWNLFIFQKKNQIFFSTLLLLSLLSCENETFNNACDTKSKSYFETSILAASIGEKRHPCYPDFTIVNQPGLNVTSQILALTEAGGNVSIGTSSTVQLYLGSEPKENVNVQVIVSNGSYVTPSQTFFTFTKSNWSLSQNLTLTAMNDTIINGTRAVSVRLVPSSNDSSFRLEERMIQIEVSDNDKIIFPTTVGQIGALGGISGADSLCQANVNCPVGKICKAMMGDSSFLLRRASISANIGDSQIDWVLKPYASYYRLNRTDLIGTTTAASLFTFNLTFAISGTSSTAWTGLNPDWTNNANSCTGWTVSGVSGYGGDTGSNTSSALGFNSFSCGSALVHYCVEQ; from the coding sequence ATGATTGAATCAAAATGGAATTTGTTCATTTTTCAAAAAAAAAATCAAATCTTCTTCTCAACACTCTTACTGCTTTCATTGTTATCTTGTGAAAATGAAACCTTTAATAATGCATGTGATACAAAATCAAAATCTTATTTTGAAACTTCTATCTTAGCTGCTTCTATTGGCGAAAAACGTCACCCATGTTATCCGGATTTTACAATCGTAAACCAACCTGGATTAAATGTAACAAGCCAAATTTTAGCCTTAACCGAAGCAGGTGGTAACGTCTCCATTGGAACTTCCTCTACAGTTCAATTGTATTTAGGTAGTGAACCTAAGGAAAATGTAAATGTTCAAGTTATTGTTAGCAATGGTTCCTATGTAACACCTTCCCAAACATTTTTTACATTCACAAAATCAAATTGGAGCCTTTCCCAAAATCTAACACTCACTGCTATGAATGATACAATCATTAATGGCACACGAGCAGTATCTGTAAGATTAGTACCAAGTTCTAATGATTCGTCATTTCGTCTTGAAGAAAGAATGATCCAAATTGAGGTTTCTGATAATGATAAAATTATTTTTCCGACGACAGTTGGTCAAATAGGAGCTTTAGGTGGAATCTCTGGAGCAGATAGTTTATGTCAGGCGAATGTCAATTGTCCTGTTGGTAAAATATGTAAAGCAATGATGGGTGACAGTAGTTTTTTGTTGAGAAGGGCATCCATAAGCGCAAATATCGGAGATAGTCAAATTGATTGGGTTTTAAAGCCATATGCTTCCTATTATCGATTGAATCGAACTGATTTAATAGGTACTACGACAGCTGCATCTTTATTTACTTTTAATTTAACATTTGCTATATCAGGAACTAGCTCAACTGCTTGGACTGGATTAAATCCTGACTGGACAAATAACGCAAACTCCTGCACGGGTTGGACAGTCTCTGGGGTATCTGGATACGGCGGAGATACTGGGAGCAATACGTCCTCAGCACTAGGTTTTAATTCATTTAGTTGTGGAAGTGCACTTGTACATTATTGCGTGGAACAATAG
- a CDS encoding NADPH-dependent FMN reductase, with protein sequence MNNKKPILLAISGGISATSYNRKILNTLKAIYEPVCDMIIYDKIVNFPFFDSGISEEGTPDIIKDFLGEVKRADGILICSPEYVFSIPGVLKNALEWAVASVVFTDKPVAVITAASVGQKAHESLLLVLKTIGAKLMDDTNLLISGVKGKVSIEGQIQDEQTEITIKNLMERFLESLQ encoded by the coding sequence ATGAATAACAAAAAACCAATCCTTTTAGCGATATCAGGTGGAATCAGTGCAACATCGTATAACAGAAAAATACTAAATACTCTAAAAGCTATTTATGAACCAGTTTGTGATATGATCATTTACGATAAAATTGTCAATTTTCCATTTTTCGATTCTGGAATATCGGAAGAGGGCACTCCTGACATCATAAAAGATTTTTTGGGTGAAGTCAAACGTGCAGATGGAATTCTAATCTGTTCGCCTGAATATGTTTTTAGTATACCTGGTGTCCTGAAAAATGCATTAGAATGGGCAGTAGCTTCTGTTGTGTTTACTGATAAACCAGTCGCTGTCATTACTGCTGCGTCAGTTGGTCAAAAGGCGCATGAATCATTACTTTTGGTATTAAAAACGATCGGTGCCAAATTAATGGATGATACAAATTTGCTCATTTCAGGAGTAAAAGGTAAAGTATCAATAGAGGGACAAATTCAGGATGAACAAACTGAAATTACAATTAAAAACTTAATGGAAAGATTTTTAGAATCACTTCAATAG
- a CDS encoding LA_1737 family protein → MNQKLDVYTLQLNHLLPCLIFFLVFPITAKSWPDLESEREVQIYGSERSKKYKASNIIYDIEDWKDHYSVKAMGIYRYYDYPLSKSKTFFPFYDHLQSKIDNREYKRVLNYNVTRENDSLHKSIYPFVFWGNNANNSHLIAIPFFYQKRMENQNTFGFPVLPFIFYKNKEELGEDDLHYYRLFTLFHFETSNKRGLSEVSFTPLVYYSKENYLFFPLLLYYQNYHASYHEYWLGPLYYSKDQSKEERLFVLFPFLGSYVSPKKEFDFIFPIYLNLKDKEDDYHINLFWYTKVHDTSVNLVTNEGNLYLDYDFGLFYNLIGISKRTRMIKGNSLKRNEVISSNPEIRKKREFNRENSDQFTGYQLLFGIFSYEVADTRKHIRLLPFAWFTWDEASEDRVVLLPPFFPIWLSYVSDDLEYKIVFPLYGKQKDKSSEIQSYLLNGYIQEEYQQNHRIEKSFFWPIVNIYNSDIDSGHRVLPFYLHNQTMTDVSSKSNTYTLFSNYKKISNKNYDSKEFLIWPVWISYHSYQYTNKESNTTLWITPFFYRNQETSSTRTNLLWLIDWEYEYNSPIPTKDKIEVDPSEKKEKLSHLLFFPFYYSDSSFSIIPLSFNHWGDGEFTTFTLLNYYQHKKEGHYYNLLYLLESENITSVYRLRGLWDYLFSFQRRNKKIDRLTLLWLGYDQTDSKKIINFFPLIRTVDSEEETSKMYGPFLYYVSKSNEEMTELGFLGIGYYHNETKSDKQYATYILLGVVYQEKTELERGFVKRGSLWGWLWEYQTEENGYEKFSILKLFSYSKEPDGSKKILGISI, encoded by the coding sequence ATGAATCAAAAACTTGATGTATATACATTACAATTGAACCATCTCCTTCCATGTCTCATTTTCTTTCTGGTTTTTCCAATCACTGCGAAATCATGGCCAGATTTAGAAAGTGAAAGAGAGGTTCAAATTTATGGGAGTGAAAGGAGTAAAAAATACAAGGCAAGTAATATTATATATGACATCGAGGATTGGAAGGATCATTACTCGGTAAAAGCAATGGGAATCTATCGTTATTACGATTATCCACTTTCGAAATCAAAAACATTTTTTCCATTTTATGATCACCTCCAAAGCAAAATCGATAATCGTGAATATAAACGTGTCTTAAACTATAATGTAACAAGAGAAAATGATTCTCTTCACAAATCCATCTATCCTTTTGTTTTTTGGGGAAATAATGCCAATAACTCACATTTAATCGCCATTCCTTTTTTTTATCAGAAAAGAATGGAAAATCAGAATACTTTTGGTTTTCCAGTATTGCCATTCATTTTTTACAAAAATAAGGAAGAGTTAGGTGAAGATGATTTGCATTATTACAGGCTCTTCACTTTGTTTCATTTTGAAACAAGTAATAAACGAGGATTAAGTGAAGTTTCATTTACTCCTTTGGTTTATTATTCAAAAGAGAATTATTTGTTTTTCCCACTCTTACTCTATTATCAAAATTATCATGCGAGTTATCATGAGTATTGGTTGGGTCCTTTGTATTATTCTAAAGATCAATCGAAAGAAGAAAGATTATTTGTTTTGTTCCCATTTTTGGGAAGTTATGTTTCGCCTAAAAAAGAGTTCGATTTCATTTTTCCTATTTACTTAAATCTAAAAGACAAGGAAGACGATTATCATATCAATTTATTCTGGTATACAAAGGTTCACGATACAAGTGTTAACTTGGTAACAAATGAAGGGAATTTATATTTGGATTATGATTTTGGATTATTCTATAATTTAATTGGAATTTCGAAACGAACTCGAATGATCAAAGGAAATTCTCTTAAACGAAATGAGGTCATTTCTTCAAATCCAGAGATAAGAAAAAAAAGGGAATTTAACCGAGAGAATAGTGATCAGTTTACTGGTTACCAACTTTTATTTGGTATCTTTTCTTATGAAGTAGCAGACACGCGAAAACACATTCGTTTATTACCTTTTGCTTGGTTTACTTGGGATGAAGCTTCTGAAGACAGAGTCGTTTTACTCCCTCCATTTTTTCCAATTTGGCTAAGTTATGTTTCAGATGATTTAGAATACAAAATTGTATTTCCATTGTATGGAAAACAAAAGGATAAGTCATCGGAAATCCAATCCTATCTTTTGAATGGTTATATCCAAGAGGAATACCAACAAAATCATCGGATTGAAAAATCATTTTTTTGGCCAATTGTAAACATATACAATTCTGATATTGATTCTGGGCATCGTGTTTTACCTTTTTATTTGCACAACCAGACAATGACAGATGTAAGTTCCAAAAGTAATACTTATACTCTCTTTTCAAATTATAAAAAAATTAGTAATAAGAACTATGATTCTAAGGAATTTTTGATATGGCCCGTATGGATTTCCTATCATTCTTATCAATATACAAATAAAGAATCTAACACGACATTATGGATCACACCATTTTTCTATCGAAATCAGGAAACTTCTAGTACTAGAACAAATTTATTATGGTTGATTGATTGGGAATATGAATATAACTCTCCCATTCCAACTAAAGATAAAATTGAAGTGGATCCCTCTGAAAAAAAGGAAAAATTATCACATCTTTTGTTTTTTCCATTTTATTATTCGGATTCAAGTTTTTCGATCATTCCATTGTCTTTTAATCATTGGGGTGATGGAGAATTTACTACCTTTACCTTACTCAATTATTATCAGCACAAAAAGGAAGGACATTATTATAATCTCTTGTATCTATTGGAATCGGAAAACATTACTTCTGTTTACCGATTGCGGGGTCTCTGGGATTATTTATTTAGTTTCCAAAGAAGAAATAAGAAAATCGATCGTCTTACATTGCTTTGGTTAGGCTACGATCAAACAGATTCAAAAAAGATAATTAATTTTTTCCCTCTCATCAGAACAGTAGACTCGGAAGAGGAAACATCAAAAATGTATGGTCCTTTTTTATATTATGTTTCCAAATCAAATGAAGAAATGACAGAATTAGGGTTTCTTGGAATTGGCTATTATCATAATGAAACAAAATCAGATAAACAATATGCAACATATATATTGTTAGGTGTAGTATACCAGGAAAAAACAGAATTGGAGAGAGGGTTTGTGAAAAGGGGAAGCCTTTGGGGTTGGCTTTGGGAATACCAAACGGAAGAGAATGGGTATGAAAAATTCTCTATTCTAAAGTTATTTTCTTATTCCAAAGAACCTGATGGATCAAAAAAAATTCTGGGGATCAGTATTTAA
- a CDS encoding tRNA dihydrouridine synthase, with protein sequence MRILLAPMEGLLDFRLRDNLTRVGGYDECVSEFIRVNDTLLPSHRFYRYVPELYQNSRTKSGIPVKVQLLGSDINCMAENASKVASLGAYGIDINFGCPAPTVNRNRGGAALLKEPNLMYSIVKAVRNVVPKEIPVTAKMRLGYDTTEHALVCAKALEEGGAKEIVVHARTKVDGYKPPAYWEWISKITEHIKIPVVANGEIWSVTDAIRCQRISGCKDIMIGRGAVANPALALMIKGIQKNRFEWFEIKNLLLNYWNSMEMGIDGISKTGRIKQWLKYLSREYEEASFDFQKVKQLSKPNELESIYFSDLFSIRK encoded by the coding sequence TTGCGTATTCTACTTGCTCCAATGGAAGGACTTCTTGATTTTCGTTTACGCGATAATTTAACACGCGTAGGTGGATATGACGAATGTGTCAGCGAATTCATCCGAGTAAATGATACACTCCTCCCTTCTCATCGGTTTTACCGCTATGTTCCAGAACTATACCAAAATTCACGTACAAAATCAGGTATCCCCGTTAAGGTCCAATTATTAGGATCAGATATCAATTGTATGGCAGAAAACGCCAGTAAGGTGGCATCACTTGGAGCTTATGGAATCGATATCAATTTTGGTTGCCCTGCTCCAACGGTAAATCGAAACCGAGGTGGAGCAGCTCTACTCAAAGAACCAAACTTAATGTATTCGATCGTAAAAGCAGTTAGAAATGTTGTACCAAAAGAAATTCCTGTCACTGCAAAAATGAGATTGGGTTATGACACCACCGAACATGCGCTTGTTTGCGCAAAAGCATTGGAAGAAGGTGGGGCAAAAGAAATAGTTGTGCATGCCAGGACAAAAGTTGACGGATACAAACCACCTGCGTATTGGGAATGGATTTCTAAAATAACTGAACATATAAAAATTCCAGTTGTTGCCAATGGAGAAATTTGGAGCGTAACAGACGCTATCAGATGCCAAAGAATTTCAGGATGTAAGGATATTATGATTGGAAGAGGTGCTGTTGCAAATCCTGCTCTTGCTTTGATGATTAAAGGAATCCAAAAGAATCGTTTTGAATGGTTCGAAATTAAAAATTTATTACTGAACTATTGGAATTCAATGGAAATGGGTATCGATGGAATTAGCAAAACTGGTAGAATCAAACAATGGTTAAAATACCTTTCCAGAGAGTATGAGGAAGCAAGTTTTGATTTCCAAAAAGTGAAACAACTTTCGAAACCCAACGAATTGGAATCTATTTACTTTTCTGACTTATTTTCAATCAGAAAATGA
- a CDS encoding DUF2721 domain-containing protein, protein MFESFSNSEILSGMITPAVLVSACASLIFSTANRLGRIFDRVNLLKSEVELLLEGKRSFHEQRMVYMRHQLSVQKKRAVLIQRSMAFLYLATSLFIISSLALAFTLAFAKELNWIPTVVALSGGICLFFASALLFYESRYNLTFINRQIEFTEFLERGIQEKLK, encoded by the coding sequence ATGTTTGAATCTTTTTCCAATTCCGAAATCCTATCAGGTATGATCACACCAGCTGTCCTTGTGTCTGCTTGTGCGAGTTTGATTTTTTCTACAGCGAATCGGCTTGGTAGAATTTTTGATCGTGTGAATCTTTTGAAATCAGAAGTAGAACTTTTACTCGAGGGAAAACGAAGTTTTCATGAACAAAGAATGGTGTATATGAGACACCAACTGTCTGTACAAAAAAAACGCGCAGTTCTCATCCAACGATCGATGGCATTTTTATACTTAGCAACATCTTTATTTATCATTTCCAGTTTGGCTCTTGCGTTTACACTTGCTTTTGCAAAAGAGCTCAATTGGATTCCCACTGTGGTTGCTCTTTCTGGTGGGATCTGTTTGTTTTTTGCCAGTGCACTTCTTTTTTACGAAAGCCGATACAACCTAACCTTCATTAACAGGCAAATTGAATTTACTGAGTTTTTGGAAAGAGGAATCCAAGAAAAATTGAAATAA